CAATTCACCCAACTGGGGCATTTTTCCATACTTCCAGCGCTCAATCGCCAGCCGAATCGCACCGTCATATCGCCAAATTGCATGGATTTCGTAAAGAGGTGAGTTTTCAGGTGTCAAGACATTAACAGCGGGTCGCAGGAATTTTCGGCATTTTGGGCAAATCCAACCGCTCGGAATTCTTACTTCGCATTGCATACAGATGGTGGGAAGTAGCAACTCCTCGAAAGAAGCGATTACCTGTCGCAACTGGTTCATTTTATCTTTAAACGTCTGACATCGCCTATTCGCTCAGTGAGATTTCGACGATCCATCTCTTCGACAATCGCAATCGCTGATTTTCGAGATGTATTCAGTACTACAGCAATTTCTGCCGCGCTCATCGTTTCCTGTTCTTTAAGTTTCTGGAGAACTTGCTCGAAAGCAACTTGAATTTGCCCGGTAAGGAACCAGAGCCTGCCTTCCAAGACTGTCACCTCTCCCCGCTCACGCAGTAACTCGATCAAACGATGTAACTCTTTTTCAGGGATACTCAATTCTTCCGAGAGTGTAACTGGAGCTGTGGGCGACAGTCCATCCGATGTGAGCCGTTGCTTAAGGCGATCTACTTTCTCGGAATCGGTTTGCGACAACACTGGTACAAAATCCATAGTTCGGAAGTATCCCCGGTCGCTTTCGATAACTTGCTCACAGAGGAGATCGCTCACGAGTTGGTCGGTAAGGGTTGTGCCGATGCGTTGTTGTAGTGGCGGTAAAATAGTCGAAGCAGGTATTCCCACCCGCTCAGGGTGATCCTTCTGGAATGCAATAACCTGTTCGCGAAAGTGCTGCTTCTCTTTTGCAAAATGTTAGACACGGAGCACTCGGGTCTCTCCTTCAAGCAAGACATTCTCAATTTTTGCTTGAATAATATGCTGCAACAAAACTGCTTTTGGCAGCGAGAGGGCAATGGAAAGGCGGGCGATTGTCGCAGCCGATGGTTCGGTTTCGGCAACTGCTGCTTGTAGATACTGCGATTGTTTCAGAGTTGGTAACCGCAAAGGTAACCACTCAATATTTTCGGAGGAACGAAGCCGATGGAGTGGATTCGGATTAAGGACGATTCCGCCGCCGATGGTCCCTGCAGGCGAGTAACGACGAATTACAAAACGTTCATGAAACTGAGTTACAAAGGGAGTTTCCGCTTGAAAGCGGGCAAAGGTCGATTCACCCGGCTGTAAAAATGTTTGATTAAGAAAATCAAGCCGTCCGATAATTTCGGCAGTGCCAGAATGAAAGCGCACCCGGGAGCGATGCTTGATTG
This window of the bacterium genome carries:
- a CDS encoding SelB C-terminal domain-containing protein → MGIPASTILPPLQQRIGTTLTDQLVSDLLCEQVIESDRGYFRTMDFVPVLSQTDSEKVDRLKQRLTSDGLSPTAPVTLSEELSIPEKELHRLIELLRERGEVTVLEGRLWFLTGQIQVAFEQVLQKLKEQETMSAAEIAVVLNTSRKSAIAIVEEMDRRNLTERIGDVRRLKIK